A window of the Rhizobium brockwellii genome harbors these coding sequences:
- a CDS encoding DMT family transporter yields the protein MNSTSARPLSSASDVTMGLVLMFISVMFSPLIDIFAKLAIVTVPSAEITAGRFAVQAICMLPIVIWRRSFADFSWRQNLFHAIRGAIITVSMISFVTTLKYMAVADAIAIFFVEPIILTILGGIFLKETIGWRRYSACGVGFFGAMLIIQPSFEEVGYIALLPVVSALCIAIFVLMTRVLSHREDPWAMQFQMSIWGLLFCAILLFLGQGTGSDIFDPVMPDGRAWFYVAGVGAMAAISGILGVYAYRAAPASTLAPLQYFEIVSATIFAWLVFGDFPDAVKWLGIMIIMASGFYIVWRERRFASKPVSGTSEATLAP from the coding sequence ATGAACAGCACCTCCGCCCGCCCCCTTTCGTCCGCCTCCGACGTGACGATGGGGCTTGTGCTGATGTTTATCTCGGTGATGTTCTCGCCGCTCATCGATATTTTCGCCAAGCTTGCCATCGTCACAGTCCCGTCCGCGGAGATCACCGCCGGCCGCTTTGCCGTACAGGCGATCTGCATGCTGCCGATTGTGATATGGCGGCGCAGCTTCGCCGATTTTTCCTGGCGCCAGAACCTGTTCCATGCCATCCGCGGCGCGATCATCACTGTCTCGATGATCTCCTTCGTCACCACGCTGAAATACATGGCGGTCGCCGACGCGATTGCGATCTTCTTCGTCGAGCCGATCATTCTGACGATCCTCGGCGGCATTTTCCTGAAGGAGACGATCGGCTGGCGGCGCTATAGCGCCTGCGGCGTAGGCTTCTTCGGGGCGATGCTGATCATCCAGCCGAGTTTCGAAGAAGTCGGCTACATCGCGCTTCTGCCTGTCGTCAGCGCGCTTTGCATCGCCATCTTCGTGCTGATGACCCGCGTCCTCTCCCATAGGGAAGACCCTTGGGCGATGCAGTTCCAGATGAGCATCTGGGGCCTGCTCTTTTGCGCCATCCTGCTTTTCCTGGGCCAGGGAACCGGCTCCGATATCTTCGATCCGGTCATGCCGGATGGCCGCGCCTGGTTCTATGTCGCTGGCGTCGGCGCCATGGCCGCGATATCGGGCATCCTCGGCGTCTACGCCTATCGCGCAGCACCAGCCTCGACGCTCGCACCGCTGCAATATTTCGAGATCGTCTCGGCGACGATCTTCGCCTGGCTGGTCTTTGGCGACTTCCCGGATGCGGTCAAATGGCTCGGCATCATGATTATCATGGCGTCGGGCTTCTACATTGTTTGGCGTGAGCGCCGCTTTGCATCGAAACCGGTATCCGGTACATCTGAGGCGACGCTGGCGCCCTAG
- a CDS encoding CaiB/BaiF CoA transferase family protein, with product MTETVTKKPPLAGIRVIELARVLAGPWAGQMLADLGADVIKVENPDGGDDTRQWGPPFVQGADGENLSAAYYHAANRGKRSVTADLKSAEGQELVRGLVSTADVVIENFKVGGLVKYGLDYDSLRKVNPKLVYCSITGFGQNGPYASLAGYDYIVQGMSGFMSITGEPGGQPMKAGVAIADIFTGIYAVSAIEAALIHALKSGEGQLVDMALLDVQSAVLANQNMNYLVSGEAPTRLGNAHPNISPYEVVPTADGYLILAIGNDGQFRRLCTILGLEAIAGDERFATNKARVGNRGEVRRLISTETLKWQKADLLTACEENAVPSGAINTIEEMFAHPQIQARGLRIDLADAAGTVIPGVRTPVVLSETPLRYVRPSPRLGEHQAEILAELAEREREISS from the coding sequence ATGACGGAGACCGTGACGAAAAAACCGCCGCTGGCCGGCATCCGGGTGATCGAGCTTGCCCGTGTGCTCGCCGGCCCTTGGGCGGGACAGATGCTCGCCGATCTCGGCGCCGACGTCATCAAGGTCGAAAATCCCGACGGCGGCGACGATACGCGCCAATGGGGGCCACCCTTCGTCCAAGGCGCCGACGGCGAAAATCTCTCGGCCGCCTATTACCACGCCGCCAATCGCGGCAAGCGCTCCGTCACCGCCGACCTGAAGAGTGCCGAAGGCCAGGAACTCGTCCGCGGCCTCGTCTCCACCGCCGACGTGGTGATCGAGAATTTCAAAGTCGGCGGCCTCGTCAAATACGGGCTCGATTATGACAGCCTGCGCAAGGTGAACCCGAAGCTCGTCTATTGCTCAATCACCGGCTTCGGCCAGAACGGCCCTTATGCCAGCCTCGCCGGCTACGATTATATCGTCCAGGGCATGTCCGGCTTCATGTCGATTACCGGGGAGCCGGGCGGCCAGCCGATGAAGGCAGGCGTCGCTATCGCCGATATCTTCACCGGCATCTATGCCGTCTCGGCGATCGAAGCCGCCCTGATCCACGCTCTGAAGTCAGGCGAAGGCCAGTTGGTCGACATGGCCCTGCTCGATGTGCAATCGGCCGTGCTCGCCAATCAGAACATGAATTACCTGGTCTCCGGAGAGGCGCCGACCCGCCTCGGCAATGCCCATCCCAATATCTCGCCTTATGAGGTCGTGCCGACGGCGGATGGCTATCTCATCCTCGCGATCGGAAACGACGGACAGTTCCGCCGCCTCTGCACTATCCTCGGCCTGGAGGCCATCGCCGGTGACGAGCGTTTCGCCACCAACAAGGCCCGTGTCGGCAATCGCGGCGAAGTACGCCGCCTCATCTCCACCGAGACGCTGAAATGGCAAAAGGCGGATCTATTGACGGCCTGCGAGGAGAACGCGGTTCCATCAGGCGCCATCAACACGATCGAGGAAATGTTCGCCCATCCGCAGATACAGGCCCGCGGCCTACGCATCGACCTTGCGGATGCCGCCGGCACCGTGATCCCAGGGGTCAGAACGCCCGTGGTGCTGTCGGAGACGCCGCTGCGTTACGTCAGGCCGAGCCCGCGCCTCGGTGAACACCAGGCAGAAATTCTGGCGGAACTCGCCGAGCGTGAGAGGGAGATATCGTCATGA
- a CDS encoding thiamine pyrophosphate-binding protein, which yields MKKTGGELIVEALKANGVKRLSCVPGESFLAVLDALRDSDIDVLVCRQEGGAAMMADCWGRLTGEPGICMVTRGPGATNASAGLHIAKQDSIPMILFIGQVQREAREREAFQEVEFRRAFTEFAKWVGEIDDAARIPEFVTRAFAVATSGRPGPVVLTLPEDMLRDEVEAPRAKHYANAEAHPGRRQIDDLYLRLLKAERPMVILGGTRWDADAVADFQSFAERFQLPVGCSFRRQMLFDHLHSSYAGDVGIGINPALAKEIKESDLLILLGSRMSEMPSSSYTLIDIPYPQQSLVHIYPDPSELGRVYRPDLAICAAPADFVAALADLEAPAEPHWTARTARLHQAYFAWSTPPSTGPGAVHMGPIMEWLEANTGPETIFTNGAGNYATWVHRFHRFRRFNTQAAPTSGSMGYGLPAAVAAKRLFPEREVICFAGDGCFLMHGQEFATAIRYGLPIIAVVVNNGIYGTIRMHQEREYPGRVSSTDLTNPDFAALARAYGGHGETVETTADFAPAFERARASGKPAIIEVKLDPEAITPTRTLSEIAQTKSR from the coding sequence ATGAAAAAAACCGGCGGGGAACTGATCGTAGAGGCGCTGAAGGCGAACGGCGTCAAGCGTCTCTCCTGCGTGCCCGGCGAGAGCTTTCTCGCCGTGCTCGACGCGTTGCGCGACAGCGATATCGACGTCCTCGTCTGCCGCCAGGAGGGCGGAGCGGCGATGATGGCGGATTGCTGGGGCAGGTTGACCGGCGAACCGGGCATCTGCATGGTGACCCGTGGCCCCGGCGCCACCAACGCCTCCGCCGGCCTGCATATCGCCAAGCAGGACTCGATCCCAATGATCCTGTTCATCGGCCAGGTGCAGCGCGAAGCACGCGAACGCGAAGCCTTCCAGGAGGTCGAGTTCCGCCGCGCCTTCACCGAATTCGCCAAATGGGTGGGCGAGATCGACGATGCCGCCCGCATTCCCGAGTTCGTCACCCGCGCCTTTGCGGTCGCAACCTCCGGCCGTCCCGGCCCGGTCGTGCTGACGCTGCCGGAAGACATGCTGCGCGATGAAGTCGAGGCACCGCGCGCCAAGCACTATGCCAACGCCGAGGCCCATCCCGGCCGCCGCCAGATCGACGATCTCTATCTCCGCTTGCTGAAGGCGGAGCGGCCGATGGTGATCCTTGGCGGTACGCGCTGGGATGCCGATGCTGTCGCCGATTTTCAAAGCTTCGCCGAGCGTTTTCAACTGCCCGTCGGCTGCTCCTTCCGCCGGCAGATGCTGTTCGATCATCTTCATTCCTCTTATGCCGGCGATGTCGGAATCGGCATCAATCCGGCATTGGCAAAAGAGATCAAGGAAAGCGACCTGCTGATCCTGCTTGGCAGCCGCATGTCGGAAATGCCGTCCTCGTCCTATACGCTGATCGATATTCCCTACCCCCAGCAATCGTTGGTGCACATCTATCCCGACCCTTCTGAGCTCGGCCGCGTCTATCGCCCGGATCTTGCCATCTGCGCCGCACCTGCCGATTTCGTCGCCGCACTCGCCGATCTGGAAGCGCCGGCCGAACCGCACTGGACCGCGCGCACCGCGCGCCTGCACCAGGCCTATTTCGCCTGGTCGACGCCGCCGTCGACAGGTCCGGGCGCCGTCCATATGGGGCCGATCATGGAATGGCTGGAGGCCAATACCGGGCCGGAGACGATCTTCACCAATGGTGCGGGCAACTACGCCACCTGGGTGCACCGCTTCCATCGTTTTCGCCGTTTCAACACGCAGGCCGCACCCACCTCCGGCTCGATGGGTTACGGCCTGCCGGCGGCGGTGGCCGCCAAGCGGCTGTTTCCCGAGCGCGAGGTCATCTGCTTTGCCGGCGACGGCTGCTTCCTGATGCACGGCCAGGAATTCGCCACCGCCATCCGCTACGGCCTGCCGATCATCGCAGTCGTCGTCAACAACGGCATCTACGGCACGATCCGCATGCATCAGGAGCGCGAGTATCCTGGCCGCGTCAGCAGCACCGATCTGACCAATCCCGATTTCGCGGCCCTTGCCCGTGCCTATGGCGGCCACGGCGAGACGGTGGAAACGACAGCGGATTTCGCCCCGGCCTTCGAGCGGGCACGCGCCAGCGGCAAGCCCGCAATCATCGAGGTCAAGCTCGATCCCGAAGCGATCACGCCGACACGCACGCTCTCCGAAATCGCGCAAACAAAAAGCCGGTGA
- a CDS encoding RidA family protein — protein MSIKRIDVGSRMSGAVIHGNTVYLAGQVGEGESVTDQCKSSLAEVDRLLAASGSSKSKILQTIIYLSDIADFAEMNAVWEGWIDPANPPARATSEAKLAAPKYKVEFIITAALD, from the coding sequence ATGAGCATCAAGCGTATCGACGTCGGCTCGCGCATGAGCGGCGCCGTCATTCACGGCAACACGGTCTATCTCGCAGGCCAGGTCGGCGAGGGCGAAAGCGTTACCGATCAGTGCAAGTCTTCGCTTGCAGAAGTCGACCGCCTGCTGGCTGCATCAGGCAGCAGCAAGTCGAAGATCCTGCAGACGATCATCTATCTGTCCGATATCGCCGATTTCGCCGAGATGAACGCCGTCTGGGAAGGCTGGATCGACCCGGCCAATCCGCCGGCCCGCGCCACCAGCGAAGCCAAGCTCGCTGCGCCGAAATACAAGGTCGAGTTCATCATCACGGCCGCACTCGACTAA
- a CDS encoding TIGR01244 family sulfur transferase translates to MDIRQIDDEYSVSGQITLEELDEIKALGFKSIVCHRPDHESPDQTSFSVIEARAKELGLNIAHVPVGPMGVTEEAVQGMVDALDEFPRPMLGYCRSGARSTAIYQKTHHIRN, encoded by the coding sequence ATGGATATTCGCCAGATCGACGATGAATATTCGGTTTCGGGCCAGATCACGCTTGAGGAGCTCGACGAGATCAAGGCGCTGGGGTTCAAATCGATCGTCTGCCACCGCCCCGACCACGAAAGTCCCGACCAGACGTCGTTCTCTGTTATCGAGGCGCGCGCCAAGGAACTCGGCCTGAATATCGCCCACGTGCCTGTGGGGCCGATGGGCGTGACCGAGGAAGCCGTGCAGGGCATGGTCGACGCGCTCGACGAATTCCCGCGGCCGATGCTCGGCTATTGCCGTTCCGGGGCACGCTCGACGGCGATTTACCAGAAGACCCACCATATCCGCAATTGA